Proteins from a genomic interval of Triplophysa dalaica isolate WHDGS20190420 chromosome 13, ASM1584641v1, whole genome shotgun sequence:
- the LOC130434616 gene encoding uncharacterized protein LOC130434616 isoform X2, giving the protein MICLSITATKKKAERKKTGGGPAPPQYTPAEELALGLNSNRPIVEGIPGGSSSLDPKPGTSSSHTFITVLDNTPTLLPVPKQVVAEAYADSEETLSDCPLEEPESEPREKPTEKHPEQSAQRTADTEGDIRSLYKRHLKHKIEYFELKKEKLRGEIELDNLKKRKIALEIELLQKDLQSKR; this is encoded by the exons ATGATATGTTTGTCTATAACAGCCACCAAGAAAAaggctgaaagaaaaaaaacaggtggTGGTCCTGCACCCCCACAATATACCCCAGCAGAAGAGCTGGCCCTTGGGTTGAATTCAAACCGACCCATTGTGGAGGGCATCCCTGGGGGCAGCTCTTCCTTAGACCCAAAGCCAGGGACCAGTAGCAGCCACACCTTCATTACTG TTTTAGATAATACACCAACACTTTTACCTGTTCCCAAGCAAGTGGTGGCTGAAGCATATGCA gacagtgaagaaaccctctcagatTGTCCTTTGGAAGAACCT GAGTCCGAACCTAGAGAAAAGCCTACAGAAAAGCATCCAGAACAGTCTGCACAAAGAACTGCTGACACAGAG GGTGACATCCGTAGCCTATATAAACGGCATCTTAAACAcaaaattgagtattttgagttgaaaaaagagaaattaagAGGAGAAATAGAACTCGACAACTTGAAGAAGAGAAAAATTGCACTGGAGATAGAGTTGCTTCAAAAGGACCTTCAGA gcaaaagatga
- the LOC130434616 gene encoding uncharacterized protein LOC130434616 isoform X1, giving the protein MICLSITATKKKAERKKTGGGPAPPQYTPAEELALGLNSNRPIVEGIPGGSSSLDPKPGTSSSHTFITVLDNTPTLLPVPKQVVAEAYADSEETLSDCPLEEPLQESEPREKPTEKHPEQSAQRTADTEGDIRSLYKRHLKHKIEYFELKKEKLRGEIELDNLKKRKIALEIELLQKDLQSKR; this is encoded by the exons ATGATATGTTTGTCTATAACAGCCACCAAGAAAAaggctgaaagaaaaaaaacaggtggTGGTCCTGCACCCCCACAATATACCCCAGCAGAAGAGCTGGCCCTTGGGTTGAATTCAAACCGACCCATTGTGGAGGGCATCCCTGGGGGCAGCTCTTCCTTAGACCCAAAGCCAGGGACCAGTAGCAGCCACACCTTCATTACTG TTTTAGATAATACACCAACACTTTTACCTGTTCCCAAGCAAGTGGTGGCTGAAGCATATGCA gacagtgaagaaaccctctcagatTGTCCTTTGGAAGAACCT TTGCAGGAGTCCGAACCTAGAGAAAAGCCTACAGAAAAGCATCCAGAACAGTCTGCACAAAGAACTGCTGACACAGAG GGTGACATCCGTAGCCTATATAAACGGCATCTTAAACAcaaaattgagtattttgagttgaaaaaagagaaattaagAGGAGAAATAGAACTCGACAACTTGAAGAAGAGAAAAATTGCACTGGAGATAGAGTTGCTTCAAAAGGACCTTCAGA gcaaaagatga
- the LOC130433942 gene encoding putative nuclease HARBI1, with translation MSCPFVRQQPVAEGARIIRRAFRINRVLRDRQDPLAQRDSVIVERYRFSREGVIYIIHLLEPHITCSTRRSRALTTAQTVCIGLRFFASGTFLYTIGDAENLGKSAVCRAIRKVYLALKQFLGFFVVFPSHLRPQVVKQNFFAIAGFPNVIGAIDCTHVPIKAPPGPNEGDFVNRKGFHSVNVQMVCDSMFHITNVEAKWPGSVHDSRIFRESHLCTLFERGDFDGILLGDRGYACRQYFMTPFPEPNPGPQTRYNAALARTRARIEMTFGQLKGRFQCLKSLRVAPDRACDIIVACAILHNIATIRKEKTPVVGWQSCT, from the exons ATGTCTTGTCCATTTGTACGACAGCAACCTGTTGCGGAAGGTGCAAGAATAATTCgaagagcttttcgaattaatcgcGTATTGCGGGATAGACAGGATCCTTTAGCGCAGCGCGATAGCGTCATTGTTGAGAGATACCGATTTTCTCGTGAGGGTGTTATTTACATCATTCATTTGTTGGAACCACACATTACGTGTTCAACACGGAGGAGCCGGGCTTTAACAACAGCACAGACTGTGTGCATTGGCCTGAgattctttgcgagtggcacgttcctttacactattggagatgcagaGAACTTGGGGAAAAGTGCTGTCTGTCGTGCCATTCGCAAAGTTTACCTGGCGCTCAAGCAGTTTTTAGGGTTTTTTGTGGTATTTCCAAGCCATTTAAGACCACAGGTTgtaaaacagaatttttttgctattgcag GCTTCCCTAAcgtgattggtgccatagactgcacacacgtccccatcaaggccccaccAGGCCCCAATGAGGGGGATTTTGTGAACCGAAagggatttcacagtgtaaatgtgcag atggtgtgtgactctATGTTCCATATCACCAATGTTGAAGCAAAATGGCCAGGATCAGTGCATGACTCAAGaattttcagagagtcacatttatgcacattatttgaacgtg GGGATTTTGACGGGATCCTGCTTGGAGACaggggctatgcctgcaggcagtattttatgacgcCCTTCCCTGAGCCAAACCCTGGACCTCAAACCcgttacaatgcagctctagccaggacaagggcacgcattgaaatgacctttgggcaactaaagggaagatttcagtgtctgaaaagtctgagggttgcacctgacagggcctgtgacaTAATTGTTGCATGTGCCATATTGCATAACAttgccaccatcagaaaggaAAAGACCCCTGTGGTGggg tggcagagctgcacgTGA